Proteins from one Syngnathoides biaculeatus isolate LvHL_M chromosome 8, ASM1980259v1, whole genome shotgun sequence genomic window:
- the si:cabz01090165.1 gene encoding leucine-rich repeat and fibronectin type III domain-containing protein 1-like protein isoform X5 translates to MQNPLRIPHTGHQLFQLLSSGRCRTPGQADDGPALPLAAPPTPPPPEDRPPPSPLRSLTMGGPSPPPLSLVLLAACWLVRPGASSSLSSMLCPKRCTCQNLLPSYTVLCAKTGLLFVPPNIDRQTAELRLMDNFITTLRQRDFANMSSLIHLTLSRNTISQIRPLAFADLQDLHALHLDANRLTTLDDAHFQGLVNLRHLILANNQLHHISQGAFQDFLETLEDLDLSYNNLVDVPWETISMLVSVNTLSLDHNLIESVPEGIFSNLHKLARLDMTSNKLKKIPPDPLFLRIPVYAKMKGSPLTALVLSFGGNPLHCNCELVWLRRLTREDDLETCASPRDLTGKYFWTIREEEFVCEPPMITRHTSKMFVMEGQEVSLRCKSMGDPEPSTHWVSPDGKLMGNTSRVVCYENGSLDILKASVKDSGKFTCIASNAAGEATAPVELVVNPSPHFDPKPEADPGPSDLPTSIKSNTSGGQARVTQPRVSVSEVTASGALITWPAQNHIPGVRTYQIQYNSSADDVLIYRMIPANHKHFLLSDLASSRDYDLCVLAVYDDGITALTGTKMVGCVAFATEPEYGGCHSIRDQFLGGTMILILGGIIVASVLVFIFILLMKYKLHSNQDHKHNNANARHAHVCSQTNGGGGGGANTLPPGGQGGHKGRRLSPVADLKSARDGGDDDASH, encoded by the exons ATGCAAAATCCTCTACGCATTCCACacactggtcaccagctcttccagctcctttccTCAG GCCGCTGTCGGACACCCGGACAAGCCGATGACGGCCCGGCGCTGCCTTTAGCTGCGCCTCCGACGCCGCCTCCACCTGAAGACCGCCCCCCTCCCTCGCCGCTCAG GAGTTTGACCATGGGGGGCCCGTCGCCGCCCCCGCTGTCCCTGGTCCTACTGGCGGCGTGCTGGCTGGTCCGGCCGGGCGCATCGTCCTCGTTGTCGTCCATGTTGTGTCCCAAGCGCTGCACGTGTCAGAACCTCCTGCCGTCCTACACGGTCCTGTGCGCCAAGACGGGCCTGCTCTTCGTGCCGCCCAACATCGACAGACAGACGGCCGAGCTACGCCTGATGGACAACTTCATCACCACGCTGAGGCAGCGAgacttcgccaacatgtccagcCTG ATCCACCTGACGCTGAGCCGTAACACCATCAGCCAGATCCGCCCGTTGGCCTTCGCCGACCTCCAGGATCTCCACGCACTCCACCTGGATGCCAACCGTCTGACCACGCTGGATGATGCCCACTTCCAGGGCCTGGTCAACCTGCGCCACCTCATCCTCGCCAACAACCAGCTCCACCACATCTCTCAGGGAGCCTTCCAG GACTTCCTGGAGACGCTGGAGGACTTGGACCTGAGCTACAACAACTTGGTGGACGTCCCATGGGAGACTATCTCTATGCTGGTGAGCGTCAACACGCTCAGTCTGGACCACAACCTCATCGAGAGTGTTCCCGAGGGTATCTTCTCTAACCTGCACAAGCTGGCCAG GCTGGATATGACATCCAACAAACTGAAGAAGATCCCGCCTGACCCACTGTTCCTGCGGATCCCCGTCTATGCCAAGATGAAGGGCTCGCCGCTGACGGCCTTGGTTCTGAGCTTCGGCGGGAATCCGCTGCACTGCAACTGCGAGCTAGTTTGGTTACGGCGGTTGACCCGGGAGGACGACCTGGAGACCTGTGCGTCCCCGAGAGATCTCACCGGGAAGTACTTTTGGACCATCAGAGAG GAGGAGTTTGTGTGCGAGCCTCCAATGATCACTCGCCACACATCCAAGATGTTCGTGATGGAGGGCCAGGAGGTGAGCCTGCGCTGCAAGTCCATGGGAGACCCGGAACCGTCCACCCACTGGGTCAGTCCCGACGGGAAACTGATGGGCAACACGTCGCGCGTCGTCTGCTACGAAAACGGATCGCTCGACATCCTCAAGGCTTCCGTCAAG GATTCCGGAAAGTTCACGTGCATCGCGTCCAATGCGGCCGGTGAGGCCACGGCGCCGGTGGAGCTGGTGGTCAACCCCTCACCGCATTTCGATCCCAAGCCAGAGGCGGACCCCGGGCCCTCAGATCTCCCCACGTCCATCAAGTCCAACACAAGTGGCGGTCAGGCACGAGTCACCCAGCCACGGGTCAGCGTGTCAGAGGTCACAGCCAGTGGCGCTCTCATCACATGGCCCGCACAGAACCACATTCCCGGCGTGCGCACGTACCAGATCCAGTACAACAGCTCTGCGGATGACGTTCTCATCTACAG GATgatcccagccaatcacaagcacTTCCTACTAAGCGACCTGGCCTCCTCCCGCGATTACGACTTGTGCGTCCTTGCCGTCTACGACGACGGCATCACCGCCTTGACCGGAACCAAGATGGTGGGATGTGTCGCCTTTGCCACGGAACCGGAATACGGTGGATGTCACTCCATACGAGACCAG TTTTTGGGCGGCACCATGATCCTGATCCTGGGCGGCATCATCGTGGCATCCGTTTTGGTGTTTATCTTCATCCTGCTGATGAAATATAAACTGCACAGCAACCAGGACCACAAACACAACAACGCCAACGCCCGACACGCCCACGTCTGCTCGCAGACCAATGGGGGTGGAGGAGGCGGAGCCAACACCCTGCCACCTGGGGGACAAG GTGGTCACAAAGGTCGTCGACTGTCGCCTGTCGCGGATTTGAAGTCCGCCCGCGACGGCGGTGACGACGACGCCTCGCACTAA
- the si:cabz01090165.1 gene encoding leucine-rich repeat and fibronectin type III domain-containing protein 1-like protein isoform X7, translating into MSCQCPVTQELHLRGRCRTPGQADDGPALPLAAPPTPPPPEDRPPPSPLRSLTMGGPSPPPLSLVLLAACWLVRPGASSSLSSMLCPKRCTCQNLLPSYTVLCAKTGLLFVPPNIDRQTAELRLMDNFITTLRQRDFANMSSLIHLTLSRNTISQIRPLAFADLQDLHALHLDANRLTTLDDAHFQGLVNLRHLILANNQLHHISQGAFQDFLETLEDLDLSYNNLVDVPWETISMLVSVNTLSLDHNLIESVPEGIFSNLHKLARLDMTSNKLKKIPPDPLFLRIPVYAKMKGSPLTALVLSFGGNPLHCNCELVWLRRLTREDDLETCASPRDLTGKYFWTIREEEFVCEPPMITRHTSKMFVMEGQEVSLRCKSMGDPEPSTHWVSPDGKLMGNTSRVVCYENGSLDILKASVKDSGKFTCIASNAAGEATAPVELVVNPSPHFDPKPEADPGPSDLPTSIKSNTSGGQARVTQPRVSVSEVTASGALITWPAQNHIPGVRTYQIQYNSSADDVLIYRMIPANHKHFLLSDLASSRDYDLCVLAVYDDGITALTGTKMVGCVAFATEPEYGGCHSIRDQFLGGTMILILGGIIVASVLVFIFILLMKYKLHSNQDHKHNNANARHAHVCSQTNGGGGGGANTLPPGGQGGHKGRRLSPVADLKSARDGGDDDASH; encoded by the exons ATGTCATGTCAATGTCCAGTCACACAAGAGTTGCATTTGAGgg GCCGCTGTCGGACACCCGGACAAGCCGATGACGGCCCGGCGCTGCCTTTAGCTGCGCCTCCGACGCCGCCTCCACCTGAAGACCGCCCCCCTCCCTCGCCGCTCAG GAGTTTGACCATGGGGGGCCCGTCGCCGCCCCCGCTGTCCCTGGTCCTACTGGCGGCGTGCTGGCTGGTCCGGCCGGGCGCATCGTCCTCGTTGTCGTCCATGTTGTGTCCCAAGCGCTGCACGTGTCAGAACCTCCTGCCGTCCTACACGGTCCTGTGCGCCAAGACGGGCCTGCTCTTCGTGCCGCCCAACATCGACAGACAGACGGCCGAGCTACGCCTGATGGACAACTTCATCACCACGCTGAGGCAGCGAgacttcgccaacatgtccagcCTG ATCCACCTGACGCTGAGCCGTAACACCATCAGCCAGATCCGCCCGTTGGCCTTCGCCGACCTCCAGGATCTCCACGCACTCCACCTGGATGCCAACCGTCTGACCACGCTGGATGATGCCCACTTCCAGGGCCTGGTCAACCTGCGCCACCTCATCCTCGCCAACAACCAGCTCCACCACATCTCTCAGGGAGCCTTCCAG GACTTCCTGGAGACGCTGGAGGACTTGGACCTGAGCTACAACAACTTGGTGGACGTCCCATGGGAGACTATCTCTATGCTGGTGAGCGTCAACACGCTCAGTCTGGACCACAACCTCATCGAGAGTGTTCCCGAGGGTATCTTCTCTAACCTGCACAAGCTGGCCAG GCTGGATATGACATCCAACAAACTGAAGAAGATCCCGCCTGACCCACTGTTCCTGCGGATCCCCGTCTATGCCAAGATGAAGGGCTCGCCGCTGACGGCCTTGGTTCTGAGCTTCGGCGGGAATCCGCTGCACTGCAACTGCGAGCTAGTTTGGTTACGGCGGTTGACCCGGGAGGACGACCTGGAGACCTGTGCGTCCCCGAGAGATCTCACCGGGAAGTACTTTTGGACCATCAGAGAG GAGGAGTTTGTGTGCGAGCCTCCAATGATCACTCGCCACACATCCAAGATGTTCGTGATGGAGGGCCAGGAGGTGAGCCTGCGCTGCAAGTCCATGGGAGACCCGGAACCGTCCACCCACTGGGTCAGTCCCGACGGGAAACTGATGGGCAACACGTCGCGCGTCGTCTGCTACGAAAACGGATCGCTCGACATCCTCAAGGCTTCCGTCAAG GATTCCGGAAAGTTCACGTGCATCGCGTCCAATGCGGCCGGTGAGGCCACGGCGCCGGTGGAGCTGGTGGTCAACCCCTCACCGCATTTCGATCCCAAGCCAGAGGCGGACCCCGGGCCCTCAGATCTCCCCACGTCCATCAAGTCCAACACAAGTGGCGGTCAGGCACGAGTCACCCAGCCACGGGTCAGCGTGTCAGAGGTCACAGCCAGTGGCGCTCTCATCACATGGCCCGCACAGAACCACATTCCCGGCGTGCGCACGTACCAGATCCAGTACAACAGCTCTGCGGATGACGTTCTCATCTACAG GATgatcccagccaatcacaagcacTTCCTACTAAGCGACCTGGCCTCCTCCCGCGATTACGACTTGTGCGTCCTTGCCGTCTACGACGACGGCATCACCGCCTTGACCGGAACCAAGATGGTGGGATGTGTCGCCTTTGCCACGGAACCGGAATACGGTGGATGTCACTCCATACGAGACCAG TTTTTGGGCGGCACCATGATCCTGATCCTGGGCGGCATCATCGTGGCATCCGTTTTGGTGTTTATCTTCATCCTGCTGATGAAATATAAACTGCACAGCAACCAGGACCACAAACACAACAACGCCAACGCCCGACACGCCCACGTCTGCTCGCAGACCAATGGGGGTGGAGGAGGCGGAGCCAACACCCTGCCACCTGGGGGACAAG GTGGTCACAAAGGTCGTCGACTGTCGCCTGTCGCGGATTTGAAGTCCGCCCGCGACGGCGGTGACGACGACGCCTCGCACTAA
- the si:cabz01090165.1 gene encoding leucine-rich repeat and fibronectin type III domain-containing protein 1-like protein isoform X8 — protein MDGRCRTPGQADDGPALPLAAPPTPPPPEDRPPPSPLRLCFCVRPRVSRSLTMGGPSPPPLSLVLLAACWLVRPGASSSLSSMLCPKRCTCQNLLPSYTVLCAKTGLLFVPPNIDRQTAELRLMDNFITTLRQRDFANMSSLIHLTLSRNTISQIRPLAFADLQDLHALHLDANRLTTLDDAHFQGLVNLRHLILANNQLHHISQGAFQDFLETLEDLDLSYNNLVDVPWETISMLVSVNTLSLDHNLIESVPEGIFSNLHKLARLDMTSNKLKKIPPDPLFLRIPVYAKMKGSPLTALVLSFGGNPLHCNCELVWLRRLTREDDLETCASPRDLTGKYFWTIREEEFVCEPPMITRHTSKMFVMEGQEVSLRCKSMGDPEPSTHWVSPDGKLMGNTSRVVCYENGSLDILKASVKDSGKFTCIASNAAGEATAPVELVVNPSPHFDPKPEADPGPSDLPTSIKSNTSGGQARVTQPRVSVSEVTASGALITWPAQNHIPGVRTYQIQYNSSADDVLIYRMIPANHKHFLLSDLASSRDYDLCVLAVYDDGITALTGTKMVGCVAFATEPEYGGCHSIRDQFLGGTMILILGGIIVASVLVFIFILLMKYKLHSNQDHKHNNANARHAHVCSQTNGGGGGGANTLPPGGQGGHKGRRLSPVADLKSARDGGDDDASH, from the exons atggacg GCCGCTGTCGGACACCCGGACAAGCCGATGACGGCCCGGCGCTGCCTTTAGCTGCGCCTCCGACGCCGCCTCCACCTGAAGACCGCCCCCCTCCCTCGCCGCTCAG gttgtgtttttgtgtacgaCCGCGTGTCAGCAGGAGTTTGACCATGGGGGGCCCGTCGCCGCCCCCGCTGTCCCTGGTCCTACTGGCGGCGTGCTGGCTGGTCCGGCCGGGCGCATCGTCCTCGTTGTCGTCCATGTTGTGTCCCAAGCGCTGCACGTGTCAGAACCTCCTGCCGTCCTACACGGTCCTGTGCGCCAAGACGGGCCTGCTCTTCGTGCCGCCCAACATCGACAGACAGACGGCCGAGCTACGCCTGATGGACAACTTCATCACCACGCTGAGGCAGCGAgacttcgccaacatgtccagcCTG ATCCACCTGACGCTGAGCCGTAACACCATCAGCCAGATCCGCCCGTTGGCCTTCGCCGACCTCCAGGATCTCCACGCACTCCACCTGGATGCCAACCGTCTGACCACGCTGGATGATGCCCACTTCCAGGGCCTGGTCAACCTGCGCCACCTCATCCTCGCCAACAACCAGCTCCACCACATCTCTCAGGGAGCCTTCCAG GACTTCCTGGAGACGCTGGAGGACTTGGACCTGAGCTACAACAACTTGGTGGACGTCCCATGGGAGACTATCTCTATGCTGGTGAGCGTCAACACGCTCAGTCTGGACCACAACCTCATCGAGAGTGTTCCCGAGGGTATCTTCTCTAACCTGCACAAGCTGGCCAG GCTGGATATGACATCCAACAAACTGAAGAAGATCCCGCCTGACCCACTGTTCCTGCGGATCCCCGTCTATGCCAAGATGAAGGGCTCGCCGCTGACGGCCTTGGTTCTGAGCTTCGGCGGGAATCCGCTGCACTGCAACTGCGAGCTAGTTTGGTTACGGCGGTTGACCCGGGAGGACGACCTGGAGACCTGTGCGTCCCCGAGAGATCTCACCGGGAAGTACTTTTGGACCATCAGAGAG GAGGAGTTTGTGTGCGAGCCTCCAATGATCACTCGCCACACATCCAAGATGTTCGTGATGGAGGGCCAGGAGGTGAGCCTGCGCTGCAAGTCCATGGGAGACCCGGAACCGTCCACCCACTGGGTCAGTCCCGACGGGAAACTGATGGGCAACACGTCGCGCGTCGTCTGCTACGAAAACGGATCGCTCGACATCCTCAAGGCTTCCGTCAAG GATTCCGGAAAGTTCACGTGCATCGCGTCCAATGCGGCCGGTGAGGCCACGGCGCCGGTGGAGCTGGTGGTCAACCCCTCACCGCATTTCGATCCCAAGCCAGAGGCGGACCCCGGGCCCTCAGATCTCCCCACGTCCATCAAGTCCAACACAAGTGGCGGTCAGGCACGAGTCACCCAGCCACGGGTCAGCGTGTCAGAGGTCACAGCCAGTGGCGCTCTCATCACATGGCCCGCACAGAACCACATTCCCGGCGTGCGCACGTACCAGATCCAGTACAACAGCTCTGCGGATGACGTTCTCATCTACAG GATgatcccagccaatcacaagcacTTCCTACTAAGCGACCTGGCCTCCTCCCGCGATTACGACTTGTGCGTCCTTGCCGTCTACGACGACGGCATCACCGCCTTGACCGGAACCAAGATGGTGGGATGTGTCGCCTTTGCCACGGAACCGGAATACGGTGGATGTCACTCCATACGAGACCAG TTTTTGGGCGGCACCATGATCCTGATCCTGGGCGGCATCATCGTGGCATCCGTTTTGGTGTTTATCTTCATCCTGCTGATGAAATATAAACTGCACAGCAACCAGGACCACAAACACAACAACGCCAACGCCCGACACGCCCACGTCTGCTCGCAGACCAATGGGGGTGGAGGAGGCGGAGCCAACACCCTGCCACCTGGGGGACAAG GTGGTCACAAAGGTCGTCGACTGTCGCCTGTCGCGGATTTGAAGTCCGCCCGCGACGGCGGTGACGACGACGCCTCGCACTAA
- the si:cabz01090165.1 gene encoding leucine-rich repeat and fibronectin type III domain-containing protein 1-like protein isoform X6 produces the protein MRCGKGRCRTPGQADDGPALPLAAPPTPPPPEDRPPPSPLRLCFCVRPRVSRSLTMGGPSPPPLSLVLLAACWLVRPGASSSLSSMLCPKRCTCQNLLPSYTVLCAKTGLLFVPPNIDRQTAELRLMDNFITTLRQRDFANMSSLIHLTLSRNTISQIRPLAFADLQDLHALHLDANRLTTLDDAHFQGLVNLRHLILANNQLHHISQGAFQDFLETLEDLDLSYNNLVDVPWETISMLVSVNTLSLDHNLIESVPEGIFSNLHKLARLDMTSNKLKKIPPDPLFLRIPVYAKMKGSPLTALVLSFGGNPLHCNCELVWLRRLTREDDLETCASPRDLTGKYFWTIREEEFVCEPPMITRHTSKMFVMEGQEVSLRCKSMGDPEPSTHWVSPDGKLMGNTSRVVCYENGSLDILKASVKDSGKFTCIASNAAGEATAPVELVVNPSPHFDPKPEADPGPSDLPTSIKSNTSGGQARVTQPRVSVSEVTASGALITWPAQNHIPGVRTYQIQYNSSADDVLIYRMIPANHKHFLLSDLASSRDYDLCVLAVYDDGITALTGTKMVGCVAFATEPEYGGCHSIRDQFLGGTMILILGGIIVASVLVFIFILLMKYKLHSNQDHKHNNANARHAHVCSQTNGGGGGGANTLPPGGQGGHKGRRLSPVADLKSARDGGDDDASH, from the exons ATGCGGTGTGGAAAAG GCCGCTGTCGGACACCCGGACAAGCCGATGACGGCCCGGCGCTGCCTTTAGCTGCGCCTCCGACGCCGCCTCCACCTGAAGACCGCCCCCCTCCCTCGCCGCTCAG gttgtgtttttgtgtacgaCCGCGTGTCAGCAGGAGTTTGACCATGGGGGGCCCGTCGCCGCCCCCGCTGTCCCTGGTCCTACTGGCGGCGTGCTGGCTGGTCCGGCCGGGCGCATCGTCCTCGTTGTCGTCCATGTTGTGTCCCAAGCGCTGCACGTGTCAGAACCTCCTGCCGTCCTACACGGTCCTGTGCGCCAAGACGGGCCTGCTCTTCGTGCCGCCCAACATCGACAGACAGACGGCCGAGCTACGCCTGATGGACAACTTCATCACCACGCTGAGGCAGCGAgacttcgccaacatgtccagcCTG ATCCACCTGACGCTGAGCCGTAACACCATCAGCCAGATCCGCCCGTTGGCCTTCGCCGACCTCCAGGATCTCCACGCACTCCACCTGGATGCCAACCGTCTGACCACGCTGGATGATGCCCACTTCCAGGGCCTGGTCAACCTGCGCCACCTCATCCTCGCCAACAACCAGCTCCACCACATCTCTCAGGGAGCCTTCCAG GACTTCCTGGAGACGCTGGAGGACTTGGACCTGAGCTACAACAACTTGGTGGACGTCCCATGGGAGACTATCTCTATGCTGGTGAGCGTCAACACGCTCAGTCTGGACCACAACCTCATCGAGAGTGTTCCCGAGGGTATCTTCTCTAACCTGCACAAGCTGGCCAG GCTGGATATGACATCCAACAAACTGAAGAAGATCCCGCCTGACCCACTGTTCCTGCGGATCCCCGTCTATGCCAAGATGAAGGGCTCGCCGCTGACGGCCTTGGTTCTGAGCTTCGGCGGGAATCCGCTGCACTGCAACTGCGAGCTAGTTTGGTTACGGCGGTTGACCCGGGAGGACGACCTGGAGACCTGTGCGTCCCCGAGAGATCTCACCGGGAAGTACTTTTGGACCATCAGAGAG GAGGAGTTTGTGTGCGAGCCTCCAATGATCACTCGCCACACATCCAAGATGTTCGTGATGGAGGGCCAGGAGGTGAGCCTGCGCTGCAAGTCCATGGGAGACCCGGAACCGTCCACCCACTGGGTCAGTCCCGACGGGAAACTGATGGGCAACACGTCGCGCGTCGTCTGCTACGAAAACGGATCGCTCGACATCCTCAAGGCTTCCGTCAAG GATTCCGGAAAGTTCACGTGCATCGCGTCCAATGCGGCCGGTGAGGCCACGGCGCCGGTGGAGCTGGTGGTCAACCCCTCACCGCATTTCGATCCCAAGCCAGAGGCGGACCCCGGGCCCTCAGATCTCCCCACGTCCATCAAGTCCAACACAAGTGGCGGTCAGGCACGAGTCACCCAGCCACGGGTCAGCGTGTCAGAGGTCACAGCCAGTGGCGCTCTCATCACATGGCCCGCACAGAACCACATTCCCGGCGTGCGCACGTACCAGATCCAGTACAACAGCTCTGCGGATGACGTTCTCATCTACAG GATgatcccagccaatcacaagcacTTCCTACTAAGCGACCTGGCCTCCTCCCGCGATTACGACTTGTGCGTCCTTGCCGTCTACGACGACGGCATCACCGCCTTGACCGGAACCAAGATGGTGGGATGTGTCGCCTTTGCCACGGAACCGGAATACGGTGGATGTCACTCCATACGAGACCAG TTTTTGGGCGGCACCATGATCCTGATCCTGGGCGGCATCATCGTGGCATCCGTTTTGGTGTTTATCTTCATCCTGCTGATGAAATATAAACTGCACAGCAACCAGGACCACAAACACAACAACGCCAACGCCCGACACGCCCACGTCTGCTCGCAGACCAATGGGGGTGGAGGAGGCGGAGCCAACACCCTGCCACCTGGGGGACAAG GTGGTCACAAAGGTCGTCGACTGTCGCCTGTCGCGGATTTGAAGTCCGCCCGCGACGGCGGTGACGACGACGCCTCGCACTAA
- the si:cabz01090165.1 gene encoding leucine-rich repeat and fibronectin type III domain-containing protein 1-like protein isoform X9 produces MRCGKGRCRTPGQADDGPALPLAAPPTPPPPEDRPPPSPLRSLTMGGPSPPPLSLVLLAACWLVRPGASSSLSSMLCPKRCTCQNLLPSYTVLCAKTGLLFVPPNIDRQTAELRLMDNFITTLRQRDFANMSSLIHLTLSRNTISQIRPLAFADLQDLHALHLDANRLTTLDDAHFQGLVNLRHLILANNQLHHISQGAFQDFLETLEDLDLSYNNLVDVPWETISMLVSVNTLSLDHNLIESVPEGIFSNLHKLARLDMTSNKLKKIPPDPLFLRIPVYAKMKGSPLTALVLSFGGNPLHCNCELVWLRRLTREDDLETCASPRDLTGKYFWTIREEEFVCEPPMITRHTSKMFVMEGQEVSLRCKSMGDPEPSTHWVSPDGKLMGNTSRVVCYENGSLDILKASVKDSGKFTCIASNAAGEATAPVELVVNPSPHFDPKPEADPGPSDLPTSIKSNTSGGQARVTQPRVSVSEVTASGALITWPAQNHIPGVRTYQIQYNSSADDVLIYRMIPANHKHFLLSDLASSRDYDLCVLAVYDDGITALTGTKMVGCVAFATEPEYGGCHSIRDQFLGGTMILILGGIIVASVLVFIFILLMKYKLHSNQDHKHNNANARHAHVCSQTNGGGGGGANTLPPGGQGGHKGRRLSPVADLKSARDGGDDDASH; encoded by the exons ATGCGGTGTGGAAAAG GCCGCTGTCGGACACCCGGACAAGCCGATGACGGCCCGGCGCTGCCTTTAGCTGCGCCTCCGACGCCGCCTCCACCTGAAGACCGCCCCCCTCCCTCGCCGCTCAG GAGTTTGACCATGGGGGGCCCGTCGCCGCCCCCGCTGTCCCTGGTCCTACTGGCGGCGTGCTGGCTGGTCCGGCCGGGCGCATCGTCCTCGTTGTCGTCCATGTTGTGTCCCAAGCGCTGCACGTGTCAGAACCTCCTGCCGTCCTACACGGTCCTGTGCGCCAAGACGGGCCTGCTCTTCGTGCCGCCCAACATCGACAGACAGACGGCCGAGCTACGCCTGATGGACAACTTCATCACCACGCTGAGGCAGCGAgacttcgccaacatgtccagcCTG ATCCACCTGACGCTGAGCCGTAACACCATCAGCCAGATCCGCCCGTTGGCCTTCGCCGACCTCCAGGATCTCCACGCACTCCACCTGGATGCCAACCGTCTGACCACGCTGGATGATGCCCACTTCCAGGGCCTGGTCAACCTGCGCCACCTCATCCTCGCCAACAACCAGCTCCACCACATCTCTCAGGGAGCCTTCCAG GACTTCCTGGAGACGCTGGAGGACTTGGACCTGAGCTACAACAACTTGGTGGACGTCCCATGGGAGACTATCTCTATGCTGGTGAGCGTCAACACGCTCAGTCTGGACCACAACCTCATCGAGAGTGTTCCCGAGGGTATCTTCTCTAACCTGCACAAGCTGGCCAG GCTGGATATGACATCCAACAAACTGAAGAAGATCCCGCCTGACCCACTGTTCCTGCGGATCCCCGTCTATGCCAAGATGAAGGGCTCGCCGCTGACGGCCTTGGTTCTGAGCTTCGGCGGGAATCCGCTGCACTGCAACTGCGAGCTAGTTTGGTTACGGCGGTTGACCCGGGAGGACGACCTGGAGACCTGTGCGTCCCCGAGAGATCTCACCGGGAAGTACTTTTGGACCATCAGAGAG GAGGAGTTTGTGTGCGAGCCTCCAATGATCACTCGCCACACATCCAAGATGTTCGTGATGGAGGGCCAGGAGGTGAGCCTGCGCTGCAAGTCCATGGGAGACCCGGAACCGTCCACCCACTGGGTCAGTCCCGACGGGAAACTGATGGGCAACACGTCGCGCGTCGTCTGCTACGAAAACGGATCGCTCGACATCCTCAAGGCTTCCGTCAAG GATTCCGGAAAGTTCACGTGCATCGCGTCCAATGCGGCCGGTGAGGCCACGGCGCCGGTGGAGCTGGTGGTCAACCCCTCACCGCATTTCGATCCCAAGCCAGAGGCGGACCCCGGGCCCTCAGATCTCCCCACGTCCATCAAGTCCAACACAAGTGGCGGTCAGGCACGAGTCACCCAGCCACGGGTCAGCGTGTCAGAGGTCACAGCCAGTGGCGCTCTCATCACATGGCCCGCACAGAACCACATTCCCGGCGTGCGCACGTACCAGATCCAGTACAACAGCTCTGCGGATGACGTTCTCATCTACAG GATgatcccagccaatcacaagcacTTCCTACTAAGCGACCTGGCCTCCTCCCGCGATTACGACTTGTGCGTCCTTGCCGTCTACGACGACGGCATCACCGCCTTGACCGGAACCAAGATGGTGGGATGTGTCGCCTTTGCCACGGAACCGGAATACGGTGGATGTCACTCCATACGAGACCAG TTTTTGGGCGGCACCATGATCCTGATCCTGGGCGGCATCATCGTGGCATCCGTTTTGGTGTTTATCTTCATCCTGCTGATGAAATATAAACTGCACAGCAACCAGGACCACAAACACAACAACGCCAACGCCCGACACGCCCACGTCTGCTCGCAGACCAATGGGGGTGGAGGAGGCGGAGCCAACACCCTGCCACCTGGGGGACAAG GTGGTCACAAAGGTCGTCGACTGTCGCCTGTCGCGGATTTGAAGTCCGCCCGCGACGGCGGTGACGACGACGCCTCGCACTAA